The genomic window ACCAAACTGATAAAAGACGGACAGAGAATCCGGGTAAATGGAACTGAAGGCTATGTAGAAATCCTATAATGGGGAAGATGTTGTCTTCCTCCTGGGGAGATAACCATATTTTCGCTTCTAAGCGCCGGAGTAAGTCCACGGCATCCAGATGGCGGGATAATAAGCCCCAAATAATCACCCCACATAATCATGCAGGAAAAGTCGGGTAGGCACACATAACTTCTGGTATTCTATTGATGAGAGGAGGTCGTAAAATGGATTCGCTTAAAAATATGAATCATGCATTAAATTATATTGAAGAAAACCTTGACGGGGATATCGACTTAAAAGAGGTAGCACGACTGGCTCTTTGCTCAGAGTATTATTTTCAAAGGATGTTTTCTTTCCTTGCAGGCGTTACGCTGTCGGAATATATTCGCCGCAGGCGTCTTACGCTTGCAGCCTTTGAACTTAATAATAGCAACATCAGGATAATTGATATTGCAGTCAAATACGGGTACAATTCCCCGGATTCTTTTACAAGGGCTTTCCAAAACTTGCATGGAGTAACACCGTCAGAAGCCAGAAATAACGGTAAACCGCTAAAAGCGTATCCACGAATGACCTTTCAATTATCAATAAAAGGAGGACTTGAAATGGACTATCGTATAGAAGAAAAAGATGCATTCCGTATAGTAGGCATCAAAAAAAGAGTGCCTATAGTTTTTAATGGAGTTAATCCGGAAATTGCATCTATGTGGAAAAGCCTAAATGAGGAAATGATCCTTGAGCTTAAAAAACTTTCTAATGTGGAGCCATTAGGGTTAATAAGTGCATCCATAAACTTTTCAGAAGGGCGGATGGAGGAAAAGGGAGAGCTTGACCATTATATAGGGGTGGCAACAACAAGGGAGTGTCCGGATAATCTGACCCAACTTAAAGTTCCCGCT from Phosphitispora fastidiosa includes these protein-coding regions:
- a CDS encoding AraC family transcriptional regulator, whose protein sequence is MDSLKNMNHALNYIEENLDGDIDLKEVARLALCSEYYFQRMFSFLAGVTLSEYIRRRRLTLAAFELNNSNIRIIDIAVKYGYNSPDSFTRAFQNLHGVTPSEARNNGKPLKAYPRMTFQLSIKGGLEMDYRIEEKDAFRIVGIKKRVPIVFNGVNPEIASMWKSLNEEMILELKKLSNVEPLGLISASINFSEGRMEEKGELDHYIGVATTRECPDNLTQLKVPALIWGVFEAVGPFPVTLQNVWGRIYSEWFPSSNYEQAEGPEILWNENKDVTSPNFKSEIWIPVLRK